One genomic segment of Streptomyces niveus includes these proteins:
- a CDS encoding amino acid adenylation domain-containing protein, with protein sequence MGNDSKKLVHERFALRAAVQPDAIAVEQGDQRITYAELDRNANQLARCLKADGLGKGSVVMVHLERSIDLIVSMLATFKAGVAYLPVEPSLPDHRVETFLKETGCAAVLTDAGGMDRFSGQGLSVLDVSAVRGTSPTRATGAPETTVDGTDRAYIIYTSGSTGAPKGVEIDHGSLGYLFDEVNERYGIGPEDRVLQFAATTFDTSIEQILVTLLNGAALILPDRLWAPSELSGELTKHRVTVMDLTPSYWRAFLSELAGPRPAELPVRLTIVGGSAVHAVDCRTALRLMPDSRLVNAYGLTETTITSSTMEITPQVLPEHGSAPVGRPLPHTAVHILDKDMHPVGPGQIGEIYISGRGVARGYLTESATHARFLPDPHAERSGTRMYRTGDLGCWTSDGNLEITGRADRQIKVRGFRVEPGEIEEALTSHELVADAAVKTYDRRGEVEIAAYYVLTAADTRALSSRDLRAHAAERLPSYMVPSVFVQLDKMPVKTNGKVDLEALPEPDNALTPASAASASESQQAGSLVEQAVAGIWRQVLGLDEVKPDGNFFELGGNSILAAQLLAKVRASLGLMITQVRPLIRLLLDDATLRGFAAAVESARAGTFSDADTKTVNFDAEAVLDVPVQRTPANPALWQKPANIFLTGATGFLGIYLLRELLATTDATVHCLVRADGHTHAMDRIQANARHYFKDDLSEHRESGRISAIPGDLAEPRLGLSEEKFDQLAGLVDVIHHPGGLVNFIYPYTHMRAANVEGTREIIRMAARYRNAPVHYTSTMAVISGFGTAGVRHVTEHTPAAHVDHLSVGYVESKWVAEALLQNAAEQGLPVAIYRAADISGDRETGAWNTATEMCAMKRFIVDTGTSPIAELPLDYTPVDCFAAAVAHIAARALPAGEVYHLTNPGKANVAVLTERLRAHGHTIRDVSWNEWLDEVVRIAVEQPDHPMTPFAPLFIDRCSTGVMSVAEMYLETTFPVFTRDNVDAALCDSGIEIPTVDREMLDRYIRYLTDIEFL encoded by the coding sequence ATGGGAAACGACAGCAAGAAGTTAGTCCACGAGCGCTTCGCGCTCCGTGCTGCCGTGCAGCCGGACGCGATAGCTGTGGAGCAGGGCGATCAGCGGATCACCTATGCCGAACTCGACAGGAACGCGAACCAGTTGGCCAGGTGCCTGAAAGCCGACGGGCTCGGCAAGGGCTCGGTGGTCATGGTCCACCTGGAGCGCTCGATCGACCTGATCGTGTCGATGCTGGCCACGTTCAAGGCAGGTGTGGCCTATCTTCCGGTGGAGCCGAGCCTGCCGGACCACCGGGTGGAAACGTTCCTCAAGGAAACCGGGTGTGCGGCCGTCCTCACCGACGCCGGAGGTATGGATCGCTTCAGCGGACAGGGCCTCTCGGTTCTGGATGTCAGCGCGGTCCGCGGAACGTCTCCGACACGCGCGACCGGCGCTCCGGAGACAACAGTCGACGGGACAGATCGCGCGTACATCATCTACACGTCCGGATCGACCGGCGCTCCGAAGGGGGTCGAGATCGACCACGGATCGCTCGGTTACCTCTTCGACGAGGTCAACGAGCGCTACGGCATCGGTCCGGAAGACCGGGTGCTTCAGTTCGCGGCCACTACGTTCGACACCTCCATCGAGCAGATCCTCGTCACACTGCTGAACGGCGCGGCGCTGATTCTCCCGGATCGCCTCTGGGCACCGAGTGAACTCTCCGGCGAGTTGACCAAGCACCGCGTAACTGTCATGGACCTGACTCCCTCTTATTGGCGCGCCTTCCTGTCCGAGCTCGCCGGCCCGCGGCCCGCCGAGCTCCCGGTCCGGCTGACGATTGTGGGCGGCAGTGCAGTGCATGCAGTCGATTGCAGAACTGCGCTGCGCCTCATGCCGGACTCGCGGCTGGTGAACGCGTACGGACTGACCGAGACGACGATCACCTCATCCACGATGGAGATCACACCGCAAGTCCTGCCCGAGCACGGGTCCGCCCCGGTCGGCCGGCCGCTGCCGCACACCGCCGTGCATATCCTCGACAAGGACATGCACCCTGTTGGGCCGGGCCAGATCGGTGAGATCTACATTTCCGGGCGTGGTGTCGCGCGGGGTTACCTGACGGAGAGCGCCACCCACGCACGGTTCCTGCCTGATCCCCACGCGGAGCGATCCGGAACGCGGATGTACCGCACCGGAGACCTCGGCTGCTGGACATCCGACGGAAACCTCGAGATCACGGGGCGCGCCGACCGGCAGATCAAGGTGCGCGGTTTCCGCGTCGAGCCGGGCGAGATCGAGGAGGCACTGACTTCGCACGAGCTTGTCGCCGACGCCGCGGTGAAAACGTACGACCGCCGAGGCGAAGTTGAGATCGCCGCGTACTACGTCTTGACTGCGGCCGATACCCGCGCCCTCAGCTCACGCGACCTGCGTGCCCATGCCGCCGAACGTCTGCCCAGCTATATGGTCCCGTCGGTGTTCGTCCAACTCGACAAGATGCCGGTGAAGACCAACGGCAAGGTGGACCTGGAGGCCCTGCCAGAGCCGGACAACGCACTGACGCCGGCATCCGCGGCCTCAGCGAGTGAATCGCAGCAGGCGGGGAGTCTGGTCGAACAAGCCGTGGCCGGGATCTGGCGCCAAGTGCTCGGCCTGGACGAGGTAAAGCCGGATGGCAACTTCTTCGAACTCGGCGGCAACTCGATCTTGGCAGCCCAGCTTCTTGCGAAGGTGCGGGCTTCCCTCGGCCTCATGATCACTCAGGTGCGTCCGTTGATCCGGCTCCTGCTCGACGACGCGACGCTCCGCGGTTTCGCGGCTGCGGTGGAGTCGGCGAGGGCAGGGACGTTCTCCGACGCCGACACGAAGACCGTGAACTTTGACGCCGAAGCCGTTCTGGACGTACCTGTCCAGCGAACGCCGGCAAATCCTGCCCTGTGGCAGAAGCCGGCCAACATCTTCCTCACCGGCGCCACCGGATTCCTCGGCATCTACCTGCTGCGCGAATTGCTGGCAACCACCGACGCGACCGTGCACTGTCTCGTACGGGCCGACGGTCACACCCACGCGATGGATCGCATCCAGGCGAACGCACGGCACTACTTCAAGGACGACCTGTCCGAACACCGAGAGTCCGGAAGGATCTCCGCCATCCCCGGAGATCTGGCCGAGCCACGCCTCGGTCTATCGGAAGAGAAGTTCGACCAACTGGCCGGCCTCGTCGACGTCATCCACCACCCCGGCGGCCTCGTCAACTTCATCTATCCCTACACACACATGCGTGCGGCCAACGTCGAGGGCACACGCGAGATCATTCGTATGGCCGCCCGGTACCGCAACGCCCCGGTGCACTACACCTCGACCATGGCCGTGATCTCCGGTTTCGGAACCGCGGGAGTCCGGCACGTCACCGAGCACACTCCTGCCGCCCACGTCGATCACCTGTCCGTCGGCTATGTCGAAAGCAAGTGGGTCGCCGAGGCGCTGCTGCAGAACGCCGCGGAGCAAGGCCTTCCCGTGGCCATCTACCGGGCCGCCGACATCTCGGGCGACCGCGAGACCGGAGCCTGGAACACGGCAACGGAGATGTGCGCGATGAAGAGGTTCATCGTGGACACGGGCACCTCACCCATCGCTGAACTGCCCCTCGACTACACCCCGGTGGACTGCTTCGCGGCCGCGGTGGCCCACATCGCCGCGCGAGCACTACCGGCGGGAGAGGTCTATCACCTCACCAACCCGGGCAAGGCGAACGTCGCGGTCCTCACCGAGCGACTACGGGCGCACGGCCACACCATCCGCGACGTGTCCTGGAACGAGTGGCTCGACGAAGTGGTCAGGATCGCGGTTGAACAGCCCGACCACCCCATGACGCCCTTCGCTCCGCTTTTCATCGACCGGTGCTCCACGGGCGTGATGAGCGTGGCGGAAATGTACCTGGAGACGACCTTCCCGGTCTTCACCCGGGACAACGTCGACGCTGCTCTGTGTGACAGCGGCATCGAGATCCCCACAGTGGACCGCGAGATGCTCGATCGGTATATCCGGTATCTCACCGACATCGAATTCCTGTGA
- a CDS encoding leucyl/phenylalanyl-tRNA--protein transferase, protein MLITSLPRPKPAWEFMDLTAAPVNGPVAFGDDLRPQSLLSAYRQGLFPFPADSIEHQFLNEMSYEPEVAAGRVKLLADSKEPYAVAWCSPDPRPLILVDQARVQRSLRRHLRSKTSWTTTVDVCFERVASQCREGRSERWLTDELLASLCRLHECGYAHSVEVWDDGELIGGTFGMRIGAVFSADSQFTLRSGAGKVAVAELTRRFAEVGGVAIDVQHDGDHARLLGARPVPRSRYLELLRTPHKGSALPTGPQPARRLAD, encoded by the coding sequence ATGTTGATCACGAGCCTGCCTCGGCCCAAGCCGGCCTGGGAATTCATGGACCTGACAGCCGCCCCCGTCAACGGGCCGGTCGCGTTCGGAGACGACCTTCGCCCCCAGAGCTTGCTCAGCGCTTATCGGCAGGGACTGTTTCCGTTCCCCGCCGACTCCATCGAGCACCAGTTCCTCAACGAGATGAGCTACGAGCCCGAGGTGGCGGCGGGTCGGGTGAAGCTGCTCGCCGACTCCAAGGAGCCCTATGCGGTCGCCTGGTGCTCACCGGACCCGCGGCCGCTCATTCTCGTGGACCAGGCTCGGGTCCAGCGCAGCCTGCGCCGCCATCTACGCAGTAAGACAAGCTGGACAACCACAGTCGATGTCTGCTTCGAACGAGTCGCCTCCCAGTGCCGGGAGGGCCGCTCCGAGCGATGGCTCACCGACGAGTTGCTTGCCAGCCTGTGCCGTCTGCACGAGTGCGGATACGCACACAGCGTGGAGGTCTGGGACGACGGCGAGCTCATCGGAGGCACCTTCGGCATGCGGATCGGAGCAGTCTTCAGCGCCGACTCGCAGTTCACCCTGCGCAGCGGGGCGGGCAAAGTCGCCGTCGCCGAGCTGACACGACGGTTCGCGGAAGTGGGCGGTGTCGCCATCGACGTCCAGCACGACGGCGACCACGCGCGGCTGCTCGGGGCGCGCCCCGTCCCCCGGTCGCGGTACCTCGAATTGCTCCGCACCCCCCACAAGGGCTCCGCCCTCCCCACTGGCCCGCAGCCCGCCCGTCGACTCGCCGACTGA
- a CDS encoding methyltransferase, whose amino-acid sequence MTAMTKNPAEKLRLRAALIERIGGYMTAHSIGVAAELGIADLIKDDVRGSEELAAESGTHEPALRRLLRTLTAVGLTTEPEPGRFALTEVGAQLRSDSPDSLRAFSRMFCHPILMNAWQGLGHAVTTGERAFDHVYGKDFYSYVADQGEANRLFNEAMGEESRIAAAQLATGYDFAHTKKVVDLGGGDGTLLAAILPLQPHLQGIVFDSPSGVAEAPEVLKNAGISDRCEARPGDFFQDIPTDGDLYIIKSVFQDWSDEDSQALLRSCRAQMPDSATLLIVGSVLPDTASMDQPIMFFTDLNMLVNTGGRERTESEFRTMLKETGFTVRSVGLGAAGPLSIIEATPMAAQ is encoded by the coding sequence ATGACTGCGATGACGAAGAACCCTGCCGAGAAGCTGCGTCTGCGAGCTGCGCTGATCGAGCGGATCGGCGGATACATGACCGCCCACTCGATCGGTGTGGCCGCCGAGCTGGGGATAGCCGACCTGATCAAGGACGATGTACGCGGTAGCGAAGAGCTGGCGGCCGAGAGCGGGACGCACGAGCCGGCTCTGCGGCGTCTGTTGCGCACACTGACGGCTGTCGGGCTCACCACCGAGCCCGAGCCGGGCCGCTTCGCGCTGACCGAGGTCGGCGCCCAGCTGCGCTCCGACTCTCCCGACTCTCTTCGCGCCTTCTCCCGCATGTTCTGCCACCCCATTCTCATGAACGCGTGGCAGGGCCTCGGCCACGCCGTCACCACCGGGGAGCGGGCATTCGACCACGTGTACGGCAAGGACTTCTACAGCTACGTCGCCGACCAGGGCGAGGCCAACAGGCTGTTCAACGAGGCGATGGGCGAGGAGTCGAGGATCGCGGCCGCGCAGCTCGCGACCGGGTACGACTTCGCGCACACCAAGAAGGTGGTGGACCTCGGCGGCGGCGACGGCACTCTCCTGGCGGCGATCCTGCCCCTCCAGCCCCACCTCCAGGGAATCGTGTTCGACAGCCCCAGTGGCGTGGCCGAGGCACCCGAGGTCCTCAAGAACGCCGGCATCTCGGACCGCTGCGAGGCGCGGCCGGGCGACTTCTTCCAGGACATCCCCACCGACGGCGACCTCTACATAATCAAGAGCGTCTTCCAGGACTGGAGCGATGAGGACTCCCAGGCCCTGCTCCGCTCCTGCCGGGCGCAGATGCCTGATTCCGCCACCCTCCTGATCGTGGGTTCCGTACTCCCCGATACCGCCTCCATGGACCAGCCGATCATGTTCTTCACCGATCTGAACATGCTCGTCAACACCGGTGGGCGGGAGCGGACCGAGAGCGAGTTCCGGACCATGCTCAAGGAGACGGGCTTCACCGTACGCTCCGTGGGGCTCGGTGCGGCCGGACCACTCTCCATCATCGAGGCCACTCCCATGGCGGCCCAGTGA
- a CDS encoding acyl-CoA dehydrogenase family protein, which translates to MTAPSFGAELFLGRLRTGLLSMPTGDPRRLDHEDDQFLARLKEFCEKNIDGHLIEREDRIPDEVIEGLKDIGAFCIKIPREYGGLGLSGLCYLRALMIVTTVHSALGELLAAHQAIGLPQPITLFGTDRQKREFLPRCVREISAFALTEPDIGNDPYRMHTTAVPDRASGTYTLNGVKLWTTNGVIADLLVVMAMVPASDDGPGGMTVFVVEADSAGVTVEHRNSFLGLRGLENGVIRLHEVVVPAGNRVGDEGAGLDIALAAQDTGRLSLPAVCAAAAKWSLKVAREWAGARVQWGRPIGEQEAVAGKLSFIAATAFALEAMVEVSGRLADLGVNDTRLDAELAKLFASEQAWVVADELVQIRGGRGYETAQSAVARGERGVPAEQLLRDLRIGRIFDGSTEALRTFIAAAVVERHRTEDTTSAAVEGDQRSGDGDDADPLAGHKRFVDRIARQLVSLIGEFTDQGDTELENRQRYLGRIVDIGSELYAMSASWTYAEALTDRGDAPAQLADAFCFQARRRVTELFEQLTNNTDAADRIIAHHVLDARYTWLEEGIIDASIDGPWIAEPTPGPATGPNVRRTVPAGGHAG; encoded by the coding sequence GTGACGGCGCCGAGCTTCGGTGCGGAGCTGTTCCTCGGACGGCTCCGCACCGGCCTCCTCAGCATGCCCACCGGCGACCCGAGGCGTCTTGACCACGAGGACGACCAATTCCTCGCCCGTTTGAAGGAGTTCTGCGAGAAGAATATCGATGGCCACCTCATCGAAAGGGAAGACCGCATCCCGGACGAGGTGATCGAGGGACTGAAGGACATCGGTGCCTTCTGCATCAAGATCCCGCGGGAATACGGCGGGCTCGGCCTGTCCGGCCTCTGCTACCTCCGGGCGCTGATGATCGTCACCACCGTCCACTCGGCTCTGGGGGAACTGCTGGCGGCCCACCAGGCCATCGGACTGCCTCAACCGATCACGTTGTTCGGCACCGACAGACAAAAGCGCGAGTTCCTGCCCCGCTGCGTGCGAGAGATCTCCGCCTTCGCTCTCACCGAACCGGACATCGGGAATGACCCCTACCGGATGCACACCACCGCCGTCCCGGACAGGGCGTCGGGCACGTACACGCTCAACGGCGTGAAGTTGTGGACGACCAACGGGGTCATCGCGGACCTGCTCGTGGTGATGGCGATGGTGCCTGCCTCGGACGACGGTCCCGGCGGGATGACCGTGTTCGTCGTGGAGGCCGACTCCGCCGGCGTGACGGTGGAGCATCGAAACTCCTTCCTCGGTCTTCGCGGCCTTGAGAACGGTGTCATCCGCCTGCACGAGGTCGTCGTCCCGGCAGGCAACCGGGTCGGTGACGAGGGCGCGGGCCTGGACATAGCCCTTGCGGCACAGGACACCGGTCGGCTCTCGTTGCCGGCTGTCTGCGCCGCCGCCGCGAAATGGAGCCTGAAAGTCGCTCGCGAATGGGCCGGAGCCCGGGTTCAGTGGGGACGGCCGATCGGTGAGCAGGAGGCAGTCGCCGGCAAGCTGTCATTCATCGCGGCGACCGCATTCGCCCTGGAGGCGATGGTCGAGGTCTCCGGACGACTCGCTGACCTGGGCGTCAATGACACCCGGCTCGACGCCGAGTTGGCGAAGCTCTTCGCTTCCGAACAGGCATGGGTGGTCGCCGACGAGCTGGTGCAGATACGCGGCGGCCGGGGGTACGAGACGGCTCAGTCGGCGGTGGCCCGGGGCGAGCGTGGTGTCCCGGCCGAGCAGCTTCTGCGCGACCTGAGGATCGGAAGGATCTTCGACGGCTCCACTGAGGCCCTGCGAACCTTCATCGCCGCGGCGGTGGTTGAGCGCCACCGCACTGAGGACACGACGTCAGCGGCGGTCGAAGGGGATCAGCGGAGTGGCGATGGTGACGACGCGGATCCGCTGGCGGGACACAAGCGCTTCGTCGACCGGATCGCGCGCCAACTCGTCAGCTTGATAGGCGAGTTCACGGATCAAGGCGACACCGAGCTCGAGAACCGCCAGCGCTACCTGGGTCGCATCGTCGACATCGGATCCGAGCTGTATGCCATGAGCGCAAGCTGGACCTATGCGGAGGCCCTGACGGACCGGGGCGACGCGCCGGCCCAACTCGCCGATGCCTTCTGTTTCCAGGCCCGGCGACGTGTCACGGAGTTGTTCGAGCAACTGACGAACAACACTGACGCCGCCGATCGCATCATCGCCCACCACGTGCTCGACGCCCGCTACACGTGGCTGGAGGAAGGCATCATCGACGCCTCCATCGACGGCCCCTGGATCGCGGAACCCACACCCGGTCCGGCAACAGGTCCGAATGTGCGCCGCACCGTCCCGGCCGGCGGGCACGCCGGCTGA
- a CDS encoding cytochrome P450 family protein, with amino-acid sequence MYEQVDRLREMGPAVPVQLPEGVGAWSVTRGDVVKLLLTHPGVSRNLKKNVPSYEPGSVPWLSPWVDVDSMATAEGKDHARLRRLITPAFTPRRVEAMRSRIEVIVARLLDKMESRPGDEAVDLHATFSYPVPTEMICELFGVPADQRAQVLRLFVAVGETDVSEEESLAINDDLLSTMRTLIDAKRQDPGDDLTSFLLASREEGNEPLTEHELISTLLLMLGGGSTTTINLIDHTVRELLAHPEQLHALRAQPDRWNDAIEESLRAHCPVMHLPMRWAIEDIDLGEGVVIRAGDAILICYGAHGRDPGVHNEPGAFDIDRADKDHLAFGLGAHFCPGSHLARLEARVALPALFDRFPQLELAIKPDETEPEHTFIGNGITALPVFLRHT; translated from the coding sequence ATGTATGAACAGGTGGACCGTCTGCGCGAGATGGGGCCCGCTGTCCCCGTCCAGTTGCCTGAAGGTGTCGGAGCTTGGTCGGTCACCCGAGGGGACGTCGTCAAGCTGCTGCTGACGCACCCGGGCGTCTCCCGGAACCTCAAGAAGAACGTACCGAGCTACGAGCCTGGGTCTGTGCCCTGGCTGTCCCCGTGGGTGGACGTGGATTCCATGGCCACTGCTGAGGGCAAGGACCACGCCCGACTCAGAAGGCTGATCACGCCGGCGTTCACCCCCCGGCGCGTCGAGGCGATGCGGTCGCGGATCGAGGTCATCGTCGCCCGGCTTCTCGACAAAATGGAATCACGGCCGGGTGACGAAGCCGTCGACCTGCACGCGACCTTCTCCTACCCTGTGCCGACCGAGATGATCTGCGAACTGTTCGGCGTGCCGGCCGATCAGCGAGCCCAGGTCCTGCGACTGTTCGTGGCCGTCGGTGAAACCGACGTCAGCGAGGAGGAGTCGCTCGCCATCAACGACGACCTGTTGTCAACGATGCGCACTCTCATCGACGCCAAGCGCCAGGATCCGGGAGATGACCTGACCAGTTTCCTCCTCGCATCCCGTGAGGAGGGGAACGAGCCCCTTACCGAACACGAGTTGATATCGACGCTGCTCCTGATGCTGGGTGGGGGCAGTACGACGACCATCAACCTCATCGACCACACGGTGCGCGAACTCCTCGCCCATCCGGAACAACTGCATGCTCTGCGCGCCCAACCCGACAGGTGGAACGACGCTATCGAGGAGTCACTGCGTGCCCACTGTCCGGTCATGCACCTGCCGATGCGATGGGCCATCGAAGACATCGACCTCGGCGAAGGGGTCGTCATCCGGGCCGGCGACGCCATTTTGATCTGCTACGGAGCCCACGGCCGCGACCCCGGCGTCCACAACGAGCCCGGTGCCTTCGACATCGACCGGGCGGACAAGGACCACCTCGCCTTCGGTCTCGGCGCGCACTTCTGCCCGGGCTCACATCTCGCGCGTCTTGAAGCCCGAGTGGCTCTGCCGGCGCTGTTCGACCGGTTCCCTCAGCTCGAACTCGCCATCAAGCCCGACGAGACCGAGCCTGAGCACACCTTTATCGGCAACGGCATCACCGCGCTGCCCGTATTCCTTCGCCACACGTAG
- a CDS encoding pyridoxamine 5'-phosphate oxidase family protein — MPDSTRPLPPHVTAADLESLADRTRRLLDGARYLNLATVSQEGRPWVATLEYAWLGDPPRFLFGSTTSSQHSRDIASSPRVGGSLFLSGGSTGLDIAAVDGAQFTGTCSEIDAADLDRYHSFFYKAVLPDERQRAQWMLPQSSLRQPAEHRIYLIEVDQWWLIDTRTWEQDRIDRRIELPVADFPRRDAVSSSV, encoded by the coding sequence ATGCCCGACAGTACCCGCCCCTTGCCGCCGCACGTCACCGCGGCAGACCTGGAGAGCCTGGCCGACCGGACGCGACGACTACTGGACGGCGCGCGATACCTGAACCTGGCCACGGTGTCCCAGGAAGGCCGCCCATGGGTGGCGACACTGGAGTACGCCTGGCTCGGCGACCCACCGCGTTTCCTGTTCGGTTCGACGACCAGTTCCCAGCACAGCCGCGACATCGCGTCCTCACCCCGGGTCGGCGGATCGCTCTTTCTCAGCGGCGGCAGCACGGGGTTGGACATCGCGGCGGTCGACGGCGCCCAGTTCACCGGAACGTGCTCGGAGATAGACGCTGCGGACCTGGACCGGTATCACTCCTTCTTCTACAAAGCCGTTCTTCCAGACGAGCGGCAGCGTGCGCAGTGGATGCTGCCGCAGTCGTCACTGCGGCAGCCGGCTGAGCACCGGATCTATCTGATCGAAGTGGACCAGTGGTGGCTGATAGACACCCGAACCTGGGAACAGGACAGGATCGACCGGCGCATTGAGTTGCCAGTCGCTGATTTCCCCCGCCGCGATGCCGTGTCGTCAAGTGTGTAG
- a CDS encoding MFS transporter, whose product MVESSEPPHKVSRPASLPRQARALVAGYTVSSYGSYLNLIALSLFTYEVTGSGLGLGLLMALRLFSGFLAGLVAGALAARIGRRRLMLAADVCQAAAMVVLAICARSAAEGLLAAVVIVLGAGNTFFTVALRSAIPAIVGAEARVRANGQLATARSLATVAGFASAAPLIAVAGHGAAFAVNAASFLVSATAIFLLRLPTDGDRTEEATSLARGSAQPRHMAVRRIWTTVPPLILGLVLLRGVDALASSSHNVALPVVAALRVPQDPAVFMTQFWASWAVGTLVAHQLLKGRQVSRMEGRWGVRALAVGTCAMSVCFVLAFTGISTPLLLMAIVFLAGIADGFTEIVYISRLQAAPDRERSHLFGLSATTETCGFALGMVIAAAALDLWTALAVVGVFHGLAFCGALALLLTSLAGRRNAGRTPA is encoded by the coding sequence ATCGTCGAGAGCTCGGAACCCCCGCACAAGGTCTCCCGCCCGGCCTCACTTCCGAGGCAAGCGAGAGCGCTTGTTGCTGGTTACACAGTGTCTTCCTACGGAAGCTATCTCAACCTCATCGCGCTCAGTCTGTTCACTTATGAGGTAACGGGCAGCGGGCTTGGTCTGGGGCTGCTGATGGCTCTGCGGTTGTTCTCCGGCTTCCTGGCCGGACTGGTCGCCGGTGCATTGGCTGCCAGGATCGGCCGCAGGCGGTTGATGCTTGCTGCGGATGTCTGCCAGGCGGCGGCCATGGTCGTGCTCGCGATCTGTGCCCGATCGGCCGCCGAAGGGTTGCTCGCCGCCGTCGTGATCGTGCTCGGAGCCGGAAACACCTTCTTCACTGTTGCTCTGCGCAGTGCGATCCCAGCGATAGTTGGTGCCGAGGCACGAGTCCGCGCCAACGGCCAGCTGGCAACGGCTCGTTCTCTGGCTACCGTGGCCGGTTTCGCCTCCGCGGCACCGCTCATCGCTGTCGCGGGACACGGCGCCGCGTTCGCCGTGAACGCCGCCAGTTTCCTGGTGTCCGCGACAGCGATCTTCCTCCTGCGCCTCCCGACCGACGGAGACCGGACCGAGGAAGCCACGTCCCTCGCTCGAGGGTCCGCGCAGCCGCGCCACATGGCCGTCCGGCGGATCTGGACCACGGTGCCGCCGTTGATTCTCGGCCTGGTCCTGCTCAGAGGTGTCGACGCTCTGGCGTCGTCCTCTCACAACGTTGCACTACCCGTGGTAGCCGCTCTTCGCGTGCCACAGGATCCAGCCGTGTTCATGACCCAGTTCTGGGCCTCCTGGGCAGTAGGCACCTTGGTGGCACATCAGCTGTTGAAGGGCCGACAGGTCTCCCGTATGGAGGGCCGATGGGGCGTCCGAGCACTGGCGGTCGGCACATGTGCCATGTCGGTGTGCTTCGTACTGGCATTCACAGGCATTAGCACTCCCCTTCTGCTCATGGCGATCGTTTTCCTGGCGGGTATCGCGGATGGATTCACAGAGATCGTCTACATCTCACGGCTCCAGGCGGCACCGGACCGGGAACGAAGTCATCTGTTCGGCTTGTCTGCCACAACAGAGACCTGCGGATTCGCTCTGGGCATGGTGATCGCCGCCGCCGCGCTCGACTTGTGGACTGCACTCGCGGTCGTGGGTGTCTTCCACGGACTGGCCTTCTGCGGAGCACTGGCCCTGCTCCTCACATCTCTCGCCGGCCGCCGCAATGCGGGCCGAACACCAGCCTGA